A window of Gemmatimonadota bacterium contains these coding sequences:
- a CDS encoding vitamin B12-dependent ribonucleotide reductase — translation MPLPVNPPATPATLSQNARTVLEKRYLVKDRAGKAVETPEDMFWRVATTVAEPERRYGATDKRVEEVANKFYELMTQRRFEPNSPTLMNAGRPLGQLSACFVLPVEDALSNGHSGIYDTLRSMALIHQSGGGTGFSFSRLRSRGSMVRSTTGVASGPISFMQLYDASTDAVKQGGTRRGANMGILRVDHPDVMEFIACKEDLTKITNFNISVAITSKYMEALKAGTSYDLVDPISKKVVGQMDAKEVWDKMIEGAWRTGEPGVFFIDEANRYNPVPHLGAYEATNPCGEQPLLPYDVCNLGSINVGYYVVDGKMDWAAFATDIHLSTRMLDNIIDANKYPLPEIDALAKRIRRIGLGVMGFADALIRLGVKYDSAEGVEFGRKVMEFVDVEGKKESERLADERGCFPEWAQSIWGPDQTCARDEHGERIRPMQKLRNCNVTTVAPTGTISIIAGCSSGLEPLFAVAFMRNQAGVMMPDVNEDFVAIAKKEGWYSDALMERIAKTGSVIHAEVPKKWQDVFATANNITPEWHIRMQAAFQLHCDSAISKTTNFAHTATKEDVRAIYELAYDMKCKGVTVYRDGSRDGQVLSTGATADAAAKRDGAKEDPSLKRELAELKGQLAEITSDNDRLKKLLFDAEAENLQRRQKRSRPDILRSTAIRKETPLGTMFVHVTEDDKGQPFEVFINLGKAGGSAMADAEAMGRLISLALRSGISMPQVHRQMRGISSDRAVGLGPNKVLSVPDAIGLALEDWMRTKNGVQQELLTTTAEQQAPSAPAATPVMVTSQGGAQMQFEAMSGGDAFIGTCPDCGSQLEFAEGCVKCHVCGFSECG, via the coding sequence ATGCCGCTTCCGGTGAATCCGCCCGCCACGCCCGCGACGCTGTCCCAGAATGCCCGGACCGTGCTCGAGAAGCGCTACCTCGTGAAGGATCGGGCCGGGAAGGCGGTGGAGACTCCGGAGGACATGTTCTGGCGTGTCGCGACCACGGTCGCGGAGCCGGAGCGTCGGTATGGCGCGACGGACAAGCGTGTCGAGGAGGTCGCGAACAAGTTCTACGAGCTCATGACGCAGCGTCGGTTCGAGCCGAACTCGCCGACCCTCATGAACGCCGGGCGTCCGCTCGGCCAGCTCTCGGCCTGCTTCGTGCTCCCCGTCGAGGACGCGCTGAGCAACGGCCACAGCGGCATCTATGACACGCTCCGTTCGATGGCGCTCATCCATCAGTCGGGTGGCGGCACGGGCTTCTCGTTCTCGCGGCTGCGTTCGCGCGGCTCGATGGTGCGTTCGACCACGGGCGTGGCGAGCGGCCCGATCTCCTTCATGCAGCTCTATGACGCGTCCACCGACGCGGTGAAGCAGGGTGGCACGCGCCGCGGCGCCAACATGGGCATCCTCCGCGTCGACCATCCCGACGTGATGGAGTTCATCGCGTGCAAGGAAGACCTCACCAAGATCACCAACTTCAACATCTCGGTCGCCATCACCTCCAAGTACATGGAGGCGCTCAAGGCCGGGACGTCCTACGACCTGGTCGACCCGATCTCGAAGAAGGTCGTCGGGCAGATGGACGCCAAGGAAGTCTGGGACAAGATGATCGAGGGGGCGTGGCGCACCGGTGAGCCCGGCGTCTTCTTCATCGACGAGGCCAACCGCTACAACCCGGTCCCGCACCTCGGCGCCTACGAGGCGACCAACCCCTGCGGCGAGCAGCCGCTGCTCCCGTACGACGTCTGCAACCTCGGCTCGATCAACGTCGGCTACTATGTCGTCGACGGGAAGATGGACTGGGCGGCCTTCGCGACCGACATCCATCTGTCCACGCGGATGCTCGACAACATCATCGACGCCAACAAGTATCCGCTCCCCGAGATCGACGCGCTCGCCAAGCGCATCCGCCGCATCGGCCTGGGCGTGATGGGCTTCGCCGACGCGCTCATCCGCCTCGGCGTCAAGTACGACTCGGCCGAGGGCGTGGAGTTCGGGCGCAAGGTCATGGAGTTCGTGGACGTCGAGGGCAAGAAGGAGTCCGAGCGCCTCGCCGACGAGCGCGGCTGCTTCCCCGAGTGGGCGCAGTCCATCTGGGGCCCGGACCAGACCTGCGCGCGTGACGAGCACGGCGAGCGCATCCGCCCGATGCAGAAGCTCCGCAACTGCAACGTGACGACCGTCGCGCCGACCGGCACCATCTCGATCATCGCCGGCTGCTCGTCGGGCCTCGAGCCGCTCTTCGCCGTCGCCTTCATGCGCAACCAGGCCGGCGTCATGATGCCGGACGTGAACGAGGACTTCGTCGCGATCGCCAAGAAGGAAGGCTGGTACTCCGACGCGCTCATGGAGCGCATCGCGAAGACCGGCTCGGTGATCCACGCCGAGGTGCCGAAGAAGTGGCAGGACGTGTTCGCGACCGCGAACAACATCACGCCCGAGTGGCACATCCGCATGCAGGCCGCCTTCCAGCTGCACTGCGACTCCGCGATCTCCAAGACGACCAACTTCGCGCACACCGCGACGAAGGAAGACGTCCGCGCGATCTACGAGCTGGCGTACGACATGAAGTGCAAGGGCGTCACCGTGTACCGTGACGGCTCGCGCGACGGCCAGGTGCTCTCGACCGGTGCGACCGCCGATGCGGCCGCCAAGCGTGACGGGGCGAAGGAGGATCCCTCGCTCAAGCGCGAACTCGCCGAGCTCAAGGGTCAGCTGGCCGAGATCACGAGCGACAACGACCGCCTGAAGAAGCTCCTGTTCGACGCCGAGGCCGAGAACCTCCAGCGCCGCCAGAAGCGCTCGCGTCCCGACATCCTCCGCTCGACGGCCATCCGCAAGGAGACCCCGCTCGGCACGATGTTCGTCCACGTGACCGAGGACGACAAGGGCCAGCCGTTCGAAGTGTTCATCAACCTCGGCAAGGCCGGCGGCAGCGCGATGGCCGACGCCGAGGCGATGGGTCGCCTGATCTCGCTCGCGCTCCGCTCGGGCATCTCGATGCCGCAGGTGCACCGCCAGATGCGCGGCATCTCGTCCGACCGCGCCGTGGGCCTCGGCCCGAACAAGGTCCTCTCGGTGCCGGATGCGATCGGCCTCGCGCTCGAGGACTGGATGCGCACCAAGAACGGCGTGCAGCAGGAGCTGCTGACCACGACGGCCGAGCAGCAGGCGCCGTCAGCGCCGGCCGCGACGCCGGTGATGGTCACCAGCCAGGGCGGGGCGCAGATGCAGTTCGAGGCGATGAGCGGCGGGGATGCGTTCATCGGGACTTGCCCGGATTGCGGGAGCCAGCTGGAGTTCGCGGAAGGATGCGTGAAGTGCCACGTCTGCGGGTTCTCCGAGTGCGGCTGA
- a CDS encoding gamma carbonic anhydrase family protein — MTTARDPHESAFGTPTIHPTAWVHPTAVIIGNVTLEADVSVWPGAVLRGDVESIRVGRGSNVQDGAVLHCDAGKPCVVGAGVTIGHRAVVHGCTVEDGALIGIGAVVLNGAVVGMGTLVAAGAVVGEGRVLPSEALVAGVPAKVMRALTEEQRARVAANWRTYVALKERYRGVTAE; from the coding sequence CTGACCACCGCACGCGACCCGCACGAGTCGGCCTTCGGGACGCCGACCATCCATCCGACCGCCTGGGTGCATCCCACGGCGGTGATCATCGGGAACGTCACGCTCGAGGCGGACGTGAGCGTCTGGCCCGGCGCGGTGCTGCGCGGCGACGTGGAGTCGATCCGCGTGGGACGCGGGAGCAACGTGCAGGACGGGGCGGTGCTGCACTGCGACGCGGGGAAGCCGTGCGTGGTGGGCGCGGGGGTGACGATCGGGCATCGCGCCGTGGTGCATGGGTGCACCGTGGAGGACGGGGCGTTGATCGGGATCGGCGCGGTGGTGCTGAATGGCGCGGTGGTGGGGATGGGGACCTTGGTCGCGGCCGGCGCGGTGGTGGGCGAGGGGCGCGTGCTGCCGTCGGAGGCGCTGGTGGCGGGCGTGCCGGCGAAGGTGATGCGTGCGCTCACGGAGGAGCAGCGGGCGCGGGTGGCAGCGAACTGGCGGACGTACGTGGCGTTGAAGGAGCGTTACCGCGGCGTGACCGCGGAATAG
- a CDS encoding protein kinase, with protein sequence MSEQKTCPTCGTEYPLSERFCPRDGTALRSSNTQDLLGSVVADRYHILKKLGEGGMGTVYLAEHVKMGRKSALKVMNPGMNTDPDAIARFNREASNASRLSHPNICGIYDFGETSEGLIYLAMEFIEGSSLTSLIEKGGSLPAPRAASIVHQTADALQVAHDAGIVHRDLKPDNIMVAKGRDGSDQVKVVDFGIAKASSSDAQKVTKTGLVVGTPEYMSPEQLAGDKLDGRSDIYSLGLVAFNCLTGTLPFPSNSAQEAMIMRLTDRPKTLAEMMPEKSWPETLQATLDKALARDADDRYASAAQFGRDFAAAIADMPMTQAVEAGTMIVNAAAAGAAAKEIAKTRVAPEGRPSANTMPMQAAGAAKKGAAKAAPVEVVKKSAMPMVLGGVGGLAVVGFAAMKFLGGPTPTVAPPGPGTQTRPDSQVAQVPDPTPAASDTGAGTKVVTPPRPDPNLLSKSGAPTPTKSPTTVPAPTTPAGPSVMSRLETWLNEVQTEGVSKSAARRVLADVEQLQPSLTGMQLAESHFVALMSYVALEDETGACRVARIVKGTHPDRTRVTAAGQIVDACP encoded by the coding sequence GTGAGCGAACAGAAGACCTGTCCCACCTGCGGCACCGAGTATCCGCTCAGCGAGCGCTTCTGCCCGCGGGACGGGACGGCGTTGCGCTCGTCGAACACGCAGGACCTGCTCGGGTCGGTGGTCGCCGACCGTTACCACATCCTGAAGAAGCTCGGCGAAGGCGGCATGGGGACGGTGTACCTCGCCGAGCATGTGAAGATGGGGCGCAAGAGCGCGCTCAAGGTGATGAACCCGGGGATGAACACCGACCCGGACGCGATCGCCCGGTTCAATCGCGAGGCGTCGAACGCCTCGCGGCTGAGCCACCCGAACATCTGCGGCATCTACGACTTCGGCGAGACGTCGGAAGGACTGATCTACCTCGCGATGGAGTTCATCGAGGGCTCGTCGCTGACGTCGCTGATCGAGAAGGGCGGCTCGCTTCCCGCGCCGCGCGCGGCGAGCATCGTGCACCAGACGGCCGACGCGCTGCAGGTGGCGCATGACGCGGGGATCGTGCACCGCGACCTGAAGCCCGACAACATCATGGTCGCGAAGGGTCGCGACGGCTCGGACCAGGTGAAGGTGGTGGACTTCGGGATCGCGAAGGCGAGCTCGAGCGACGCGCAGAAGGTGACGAAGACGGGCCTCGTGGTGGGCACGCCGGAGTACATGAGCCCCGAGCAGCTCGCGGGGGACAAGCTCGACGGGCGGTCGGACATCTATTCGCTCGGGCTCGTGGCGTTCAACTGCCTCACGGGGACGCTCCCCTTCCCGTCGAACTCGGCGCAGGAGGCGATGATCATGCGCCTCACCGACCGGCCGAAGACGCTGGCGGAGATGATGCCGGAGAAGAGCTGGCCGGAGACGCTGCAGGCGACGCTCGACAAGGCGCTGGCGCGCGATGCGGACGACCGGTACGCGAGCGCGGCGCAGTTCGGTCGCGACTTCGCGGCGGCGATCGCGGACATGCCGATGACGCAGGCGGTCGAGGCGGGCACGATGATCGTGAACGCGGCGGCGGCGGGTGCGGCGGCGAAGGAGATCGCGAAGACGCGCGTGGCGCCCGAGGGGCGTCCGAGCGCGAACACGATGCCGATGCAGGCGGCCGGCGCCGCGAAGAAGGGCGCGGCGAAGGCGGCGCCTGTGGAGGTGGTGAAGAAGAGCGCGATGCCGATGGTGCTCGGGGGCGTGGGCGGGCTCGCGGTAGTGGGGTTCGCGGCGATGAAGTTCCTCGGTGGCCCTACGCCGACCGTTGCGCCGCCGGGGCCTGGCACGCAGACCCGGCCGGATTCGCAGGTGGCACAGGTGCCGGACCCCACGCCTGCCGCGTCGGATACGGGTGCGGGGACGAAGGTGGTGACGCCGCCGCGACCGGATCCGAACCTGCTGTCGAAGTCAGGCGCCCCGACGCCGACGAAGTCGCCGACGACGGTCCCCGCTCCGACGACCCCGGCTGGGCCCAGCGTGATGTCCCGACTCGAGACCTGGCTCAACGAGGTCCAGACCGAAGGCGTGTCGAAGTCCGCCGCGCGCCGGGTCCTCGCCGATGTCGAACAGCTCCAACCTTCGCTCACCGGGATGCAACTCGCCGAGTCGCACTTCGTCGCGCTGATGTCGTACGTCGCGCTCGAGGACGAGACCGGTGCTTGCCGAGTGGCACGCATCGTGAAGGGTACGCATCCGGACCGGACGCGCGTGACGGCCGCAGGCCAGATCGTCGATGCCTGTCCGTGA
- a CDS encoding Stp1/IreP family PP2C-type Ser/Thr phosphatase, whose translation MTGPNTPQGDVIVHVFGRTDVGRTREHNEDTFTVADLSTMNASLQPEVRTHVTGSRGTLFMVADGMGGAAAGEVASAMATEVVLAEMDKRWRISDDHDPEMFAHSLRVATEVANTRIHAYAQAHPENRGMGTTATIVGLLHDTLYVCQVGDSRAYLVRDGVCSQITKDQSLMQKLVEAGELTAEEAEVSERRNIILQALGPEPIVKVDLTSQQVKRGDTLVLCSDGLSGQVRAHEMAQIVKENTDLVQVCKKLIDLANEAGGPDNITVVAARFEGPGLVETGAEQPAHRVYRGSQQQRSTVPLDRGSVPALAAMDISEMPTLETELSLGKMRTPRVNAAVDPSAETVEVSPREVAAGPVKVGTAKAAPSGTPPLETVEIAPARPRPPAAPKQPKVEPSQLRLIFGALAVVVLVVYVLRWFVLKGE comes from the coding sequence GTGACGGGACCAAACACGCCGCAGGGTGACGTCATCGTTCACGTCTTCGGACGGACCGACGTCGGTCGCACGCGCGAACACAACGAGGACACGTTCACCGTCGCCGACCTGTCGACGATGAATGCGTCGCTGCAGCCCGAGGTCCGGACGCATGTCACCGGCTCGCGCGGCACGCTCTTCATGGTCGCCGACGGCATGGGCGGTGCGGCGGCGGGTGAGGTCGCCTCGGCGATGGCGACCGAGGTCGTCCTCGCGGAGATGGACAAGCGCTGGCGCATCTCCGACGACCACGACCCGGAGATGTTCGCGCACTCGCTGCGTGTCGCCACCGAGGTCGCCAACACGCGGATCCACGCCTACGCGCAGGCGCATCCCGAGAACCGCGGCATGGGCACCACCGCGACCATCGTCGGGCTGCTCCACGATACGCTCTACGTCTGCCAGGTGGGCGACTCGCGCGCCTACCTCGTCCGCGACGGCGTCTGCTCGCAGATCACGAAGGACCAGTCGCTCATGCAGAAGCTCGTCGAGGCCGGCGAGCTCACCGCCGAGGAGGCCGAGGTCTCGGAGCGGCGCAACATCATCCTGCAGGCGCTCGGCCCCGAGCCGATCGTGAAGGTGGACCTCACGTCGCAGCAGGTGAAGCGCGGCGACACGCTGGTGCTCTGCTCGGACGGCCTCTCGGGCCAGGTCCGCGCGCACGAGATGGCGCAGATCGTGAAGGAGAACACCGACCTCGTGCAGGTCTGCAAGAAGCTGATCGACCTCGCGAACGAGGCGGGCGGCCCCGACAACATCACGGTGGTCGCGGCGCGCTTCGAAGGCCCGGGCCTCGTGGAGACCGGCGCCGAGCAGCCGGCGCATCGCGTCTACCGCGGCTCGCAGCAGCAGCGCAGCACGGTGCCGCTCGACCGCGGCTCGGTCCCCGCCCTCGCGGCGATGGACATCTCGGAGATGCCGACGCTCGAGACCGAGCTGTCGCTCGGCAAGATGCGCACGCCGCGCGTCAATGCCGCGGTCGATCCGTCGGCGGAGACGGTGGAGGTCTCGCCGCGCGAGGTCGCGGCCGGTCCGGTGAAGGTCGGCACCGCGAAGGCCGCGCCCTCCGGGACGCCGCCGCTCGAGACCGTCGAGATCGCCCCCGCGCGTCCGCGGCCGCCGGCCGCGCCCAAGCAGCCCAAGGTCGAGCCGAGCCAGCTCCGGCTCATCTTCGGCGCGCTCGCGGTCGTGGTGCTGGTGGTGTACGTCCTGCGCTGGTTCGTCCTCAAGGGCGAGTGA
- a CDS encoding FHA domain-containing protein, producing MTTRCAVCGRENDPASKFCIDCGKPIAPSGAVSAALGETIGGVYHQDPKAKFGVPATRVSASAPPAAGLGSTGPARPGPSIPPLSAMPPGKAPCPTCGTAVDPSLPFCPKCGGRVAGQPPQPAPSRAVCGGCGNAVVPGVDVFCARCGTRVAATVAAPTPAVGTAVFSATGAGLGPKLSLLDGAGAVKKTETLPGPEATLGRSDGELRFPDDTFMSPVHAQFSMRDGQLFIRDLGSRNGTWLFMQEPYKLADGDTILVGSQLLRFRRLGYPGPQPAEADATRRLGSSTPSADIAVLQQLRADGSARDNCHLSPSRNVVIGRAEGDWVFAYDKTMSGRHAEIRSEDLDFIVLDLGSRNGIAIAVRGERQVKAGQKLLIGDQTMRVESL from the coding sequence TTGACCACCCGATGCGCAGTCTGCGGCCGTGAGAACGACCCGGCCTCGAAGTTCTGCATCGATTGCGGCAAGCCCATCGCCCCGAGCGGTGCGGTGAGCGCGGCGCTCGGTGAGACGATCGGGGGCGTGTACCACCAAGACCCCAAGGCCAAGTTCGGGGTTCCGGCGACCCGCGTCTCGGCGAGCGCGCCCCCGGCGGCCGGCCTGGGCTCCACCGGTCCGGCGCGACCGGGTCCGTCGATCCCGCCGCTCTCGGCGATGCCCCCGGGCAAGGCCCCCTGCCCGACCTGCGGGACGGCCGTGGACCCGTCGCTCCCCTTCTGTCCGAAGTGCGGCGGGCGGGTCGCGGGACAGCCGCCGCAGCCGGCCCCCTCGCGCGCGGTGTGCGGCGGTTGCGGCAACGCCGTGGTGCCCGGAGTGGACGTCTTCTGCGCGCGGTGCGGGACCCGCGTCGCGGCGACGGTCGCGGCTCCCACCCCAGCGGTGGGGACGGCCGTCTTCTCGGCGACCGGGGCCGGGCTCGGCCCCAAGCTCTCGCTCCTCGACGGGGCCGGCGCGGTGAAGAAGACGGAGACGCTGCCTGGTCCCGAGGCGACGCTGGGGCGGTCGGACGGCGAGCTGCGCTTCCCCGACGACACCTTCATGAGCCCCGTCCACGCGCAGTTCTCGATGCGCGACGGGCAGTTGTTCATCCGCGATCTCGGGTCCCGGAACGGGACGTGGCTCTTCATGCAGGAGCCATACAAGCTGGCCGACGGCGACACGATCCTCGTCGGGTCGCAGCTGCTCCGGTTCCGGCGCCTCGGCTACCCCGGCCCTCAGCCGGCCGAGGCCGATGCCACGAGGCGCCTTGGATCGTCCACCCCGAGTGCGGACATCGCCGTCCTGCAGCAGTTGCGGGCGGACGGCAGTGCGCGCGACAACTGCCACCTTTCGCCCAGCCGGAACGTCGTGATCGGCCGGGCGGAGGGGGATTGGGTGTTCGCGTACGACAAGACGATGAGCGGCCGGCACGCCGAGATCCGGAGCGAGGACCTCGACTTCATCGTGCTCGACCTCGGGAGCCGGAACGGGATCGCGATCGCCGTGCGCGGCGAGCGCCAGGTGAAGGCCGGGCAGAAGCTGCTGATCGGGGACCAGACCATGCGTGTGGAGAGCTTGTGA